In one Brevibacillus composti genomic region, the following are encoded:
- a CDS encoding transposase: MYILQESLFSFEELLKMQSKERLPIFFGVLDLRPYAKELRSRSPRGADGHCREGILRALLAAPIEHIHTFTALHHRLETDLRFRYQCGLSLDREAPSVSTLSRVFAELTKKNLAQQLFEDLVKRCQEDGVIDGSHVAIDSAAIHAYEKKQPKRKSEQTGNANWGAKFDSFGNKITWFGYKLHLAVDTKSELPLALEITPAHVNDGEKAPGLIRKIASKANTRFFMLDAGYDQLKVYEAARNVRAQAIIPLNPRGEKEPPAGFTSNGTPCCSMGFAMTYWGADGDDLKFRCPHATGKVECPLGMAACSSSNYGMVVKIDIKDDLRRFSSPHRDTKRWKELYNERTSVERCNSRLKSYLTANDLHVWGIQKVTTHQYLNAIVLLISALAAACKQKQIAA, from the coding sequence TTGTATATTCTCCAAGAAAGTCTGTTTTCCTTCGAAGAACTACTAAAAATGCAATCCAAAGAGCGATTGCCGATCTTTTTTGGTGTGCTGGATCTTCGTCCTTACGCCAAGGAACTAAGAAGTCGTTCACCCCGAGGCGCTGACGGTCATTGCAGGGAAGGTATTTTGCGGGCGCTTTTGGCGGCACCAATTGAGCACATTCATACGTTTACCGCCCTGCATCATCGCTTGGAAACCGACCTTCGTTTTCGCTACCAATGCGGACTTTCGCTTGATCGTGAAGCACCGTCTGTCTCCACATTAAGCCGAGTGTTTGCCGAACTTACAAAGAAAAACTTAGCTCAGCAACTGTTTGAGGATTTGGTCAAACGCTGCCAGGAAGACGGAGTCATCGACGGCAGTCACGTGGCGATCGACAGCGCCGCCATCCATGCTTACGAAAAGAAGCAGCCCAAACGCAAAAGCGAGCAAACCGGCAATGCAAATTGGGGCGCGAAGTTCGATTCTTTTGGCAACAAGATCACCTGGTTCGGCTATAAGCTCCATCTTGCTGTCGATACGAAAAGCGAGCTGCCGTTAGCGCTGGAGATCACGCCGGCGCATGTAAACGACGGCGAAAAGGCACCTGGTTTGATTCGAAAAATCGCCTCCAAAGCCAATACGCGATTTTTCATGCTTGATGCGGGCTATGATCAACTGAAAGTGTACGAAGCTGCCCGCAATGTGAGAGCGCAAGCGATCATTCCGCTTAACCCACGCGGCGAGAAGGAACCGCCTGCCGGGTTCACATCGAACGGAACGCCTTGCTGCTCGATGGGATTCGCGATGACCTATTGGGGAGCCGACGGAGATGATTTGAAGTTTCGTTGCCCGCACGCAACAGGCAAAGTCGAATGCCCGCTAGGCATGGCTGCATGCTCGTCTTCCAACTATGGCATGGTGGTCAAAATTGACATAAAGGATGACCTACGGCGATTTAGCAGCCCGCATCGGGATACGAAGCGCTGGAAGGAGCTATACAACGAACGGACAAGTGTGGAACGTTGCAACTCCAGATTAAAATCGTATCTCACAGCGAATGACCTGCATGTCTGGGGCATCCAGAAAGTGACGACACATCAGTATTTGAACGCTATCGTACTACTTATATCCGCCCTTGCCGCCGCTTGCAAGCAAAAGCAAATAGCTGCTTAA
- a CDS encoding ABC transporter permease codes for MSNLSRLFWEEWQRLFSNKTIRLVVLVVPLLYMTLFGFLYSEKKVTEIPTVVVDADESELSRELSRAFDADQTFQVTHRVPTETEAMELIDRGEALVAVIIPAKLEMDAKAGREASVLTVIDGSNMMISNTAVRAANTVTKTIAAGVTLKKLEAQGGWGEEGKNLYTGIDYRYRVLYNPTFSYMSFMVFGLAGTVLQQVLFLGIALSVTQQKEEGTWTRAIAEHSFWAIAASKLLPYLLVATCNLVLTFTLLLKGFGIPYYGSAAHLLVVGTAFNLAVLAIGLAISFYAKDQLQATQAAMMIAVPSFMLSGYTWPLMSMPTVVAAIGKSLPLTYFLDAVREILTKGHGLSYVTHHMAVLLLMTVLGLFAAYVTYLVHSRRAASSMGESTSAEA; via the coding sequence GTGAGTAATCTGTCCCGCCTGTTTTGGGAAGAGTGGCAGCGTCTCTTTTCCAACAAGACGATCCGCCTCGTCGTCCTCGTCGTTCCGCTGCTCTACATGACGCTGTTCGGATTTTTGTACAGCGAGAAAAAAGTAACGGAGATTCCGACGGTCGTGGTCGATGCGGATGAGAGCGAACTCAGCCGGGAGCTGTCCCGCGCCTTTGATGCCGATCAGACCTTCCAGGTGACGCATCGGGTGCCTACGGAGACAGAGGCGATGGAATTGATCGACAGAGGCGAGGCGCTGGTTGCTGTCATCATCCCCGCAAAACTGGAGATGGATGCCAAGGCTGGACGTGAAGCGAGTGTGCTGACGGTGATCGACGGCAGCAACATGATGATTTCCAACACCGCTGTCCGGGCCGCCAATACCGTCACCAAAACGATTGCCGCAGGCGTCACGCTAAAAAAGCTGGAGGCCCAAGGCGGTTGGGGGGAAGAAGGGAAAAACCTGTATACCGGGATTGATTACCGCTATCGGGTCCTGTACAATCCGACCTTCAGCTACATGTCCTTCATGGTCTTCGGCTTGGCCGGAACCGTGCTGCAGCAGGTGTTGTTTCTCGGCATCGCGCTTTCTGTCACGCAGCAAAAAGAAGAGGGGACGTGGACCAGAGCAATCGCGGAACATTCCTTTTGGGCGATCGCGGCGAGCAAGCTGCTGCCCTATCTCTTGGTGGCGACATGCAATCTGGTGCTGACATTTACTTTATTGCTAAAGGGATTTGGCATCCCGTACTACGGAAGCGCCGCCCATCTGCTCGTGGTCGGCACCGCCTTTAACCTGGCCGTCCTGGCCATCGGACTGGCGATCTCTTTTTACGCGAAGGACCAGCTGCAGGCCACACAGGCGGCGATGATGATCGCTGTTCCCTCGTTTATGCTGTCGGGGTACACCTGGCCGCTGATGTCCATGCCGACGGTGGTCGCCGCTATTGGGAAATCCTTGCCGCTTACCTATTTTCTCGACGCCGTTCGGGAGATTTTGACCAAGGGGCACGGGCTCTCTTACGTGACGCATCACATGGCGGTCCTTCTGCTGATGACGGTCCTGGGCTTGTTTGCGGCATATGTCACCTACCTTGTCCACAGCAGAAGAGCAGCCTCTTCCATGGGAGAAAGTACAAGCGCGGAGGCGTGA
- a CDS encoding S8 family peptidase, with protein MRVIRPIVVALALVGLAVIPLSWQESQEMREPHPRLTSVETSIPRINYIEQVRDIRRDLESRSHIKVLHHNERDRSHYVEHEVVVRFHPRPAPSTIDKLLASVDGKVKRDYGQAMIIKSGSLSTMELMKKLAEHPDSIYAEPNYLLLPNRVPNDTYYQDYQWNLPMIGMEKSWEITRGSNDVIVAIVDTGIDLAHPEFQGKLVEGYNVLEDNNHPEDDNGHGTHVAGVIAAKSNNADGIAGMSWNSKLMPIKAIGADGAGSAFDIAQGIYWATDHGADVINLSVGNYTSSAALLEACRYAFERNVVLVAASGNDASEQPSYPAAYEEVLSVAAVDHNRERADFSNFGDNIDVAAPGVDIPSTYIYSDYAILSGTSMACPHVAALASLIRSVRPGMKNTDVMELIRTSADDLGPPGKDMLYGYGLINANNALSGLTPAPKQVRKTQERETIGGLLNKFFLRLRYGFD; from the coding sequence TTGCGCGTAATTCGCCCGATAGTCGTCGCCCTCGCGTTGGTCGGCTTGGCCGTGATTCCCTTGAGCTGGCAAGAGAGCCAGGAGATGCGTGAGCCTCACCCCCGCCTCACCTCGGTCGAGACGTCGATCCCGAGAATTAACTATATCGAACAGGTGCGGGATATCCGCCGCGATCTGGAGAGCCGCTCGCACATCAAGGTCTTGCATCATAATGAGCGGGACAGAAGTCACTACGTGGAGCATGAGGTCGTCGTTCGCTTTCACCCGCGTCCCGCCCCATCCACCATCGACAAACTGCTCGCCTCGGTGGACGGGAAGGTCAAACGGGATTATGGCCAAGCGATGATCATCAAATCGGGCTCGCTTTCCACGATGGAGCTGATGAAAAAGCTGGCGGAGCATCCAGACTCCATCTACGCGGAGCCTAACTATCTGCTGCTCCCCAACCGGGTGCCAAACGATACGTACTACCAGGACTATCAATGGAACCTGCCCATGATCGGGATGGAAAAAAGCTGGGAGATTACCCGGGGAAGCAACGACGTGATTGTGGCAATCGTGGATACCGGCATCGATCTGGCCCACCCCGAATTTCAGGGCAAGCTGGTGGAAGGCTACAACGTGCTGGAAGACAATAACCATCCAGAGGATGACAATGGTCACGGCACACATGTAGCCGGTGTCATCGCCGCGAAGAGCAATAATGCGGACGGCATCGCCGGAATGTCCTGGAACAGCAAGCTGATGCCGATCAAAGCCATCGGCGCTGACGGCGCGGGGTCCGCCTTCGACATCGCACAAGGCATTTACTGGGCGACCGACCACGGCGCGGATGTGATCAACCTCAGCGTCGGCAACTACACCTCTTCGGCCGCCTTGCTGGAAGCCTGCCGCTACGCTTTTGAACGAAATGTCGTGCTGGTGGCAGCCTCCGGCAACGACGCCAGCGAGCAGCCCAGTTACCCGGCTGCCTATGAAGAAGTGCTCTCCGTGGCAGCGGTGGACCACAATCGGGAGCGGGCCGACTTCTCCAACTTTGGCGACAACATCGACGTAGCCGCACCCGGCGTAGACATTCCCAGCACATACATTTACAGCGACTACGCCATTCTGTCGGGCACGTCCATGGCCTGTCCCCATGTCGCTGCGCTGGCTTCGCTGATCCGCTCTGTCCGGCCCGGCATGAAAAATACGGACGTCATGGAATTGATCCGCACTTCCGCTGATGATCTCGGGCCGCCCGGAAAAGACATGCTGTACGGCTACGGTCTGATCAATGCAAACAACGCACTGAGCGGACTTACGCCTGCCCCAAAACAAGTGCGGAAGACACAGGAACGAGAGACGATCGGCGGCCTCCTCAACAAGTTCTTCCTGCGGCTCCGTTACGGCTTTGATTAA
- a CDS encoding PucR family transcriptional regulator: MNKHWYQKTEQIRQATGLPISCLTGSEEAVGKQWLELESSGWETVVIVGTAEEMCRIAILGQAWPEASRALLSLFFDAPVRANNQPLKARLTEWLSKVAAGQPAPPPEGLDMQWPWQEPRQPFLLERSHEDAASLWSSLLPILRDFFQGVSPSHFILQPSCLLLAVPVSSLGKALDPEARMEWAFSLHDLISTECMENVRVIAGEPIDQPALMGLAVSKCVALLEALRKYRPKTMVACTEDYPLERWITQLPPETVATLRRSLEAMMPLPALNAEQAETLEAFFSQHLNSSETARQLFLHRSTLIYRLDKLTEQTGLDPRRFSEAVLLQLLLLFRQK, translated from the coding sequence ATGAACAAGCATTGGTATCAAAAGACAGAACAGATTCGGCAGGCTACTGGCCTGCCCATTTCCTGTTTGACCGGGAGCGAAGAAGCGGTCGGCAAGCAGTGGCTTGAGCTGGAGAGTTCCGGCTGGGAGACGGTCGTGATCGTCGGCACGGCCGAGGAGATGTGCCGAATCGCCATCCTCGGCCAGGCCTGGCCGGAGGCGTCCCGTGCGCTGCTCTCCCTCTTTTTCGATGCTCCCGTCCGCGCCAACAACCAGCCGCTGAAAGCGCGGCTGACGGAGTGGCTCTCCAAGGTGGCGGCCGGACAGCCCGCCCCGCCGCCAGAGGGACTGGATATGCAGTGGCCGTGGCAGGAGCCGAGACAGCCATTTCTGCTCGAACGCTCTCACGAAGACGCTGCTTCTCTCTGGTCTTCCCTCTTGCCCATTCTGCGCGACTTTTTCCAGGGGGTATCCCCTTCTCATTTTATCCTGCAGCCGTCTTGCTTATTGCTGGCCGTTCCCGTCTCCTCATTGGGAAAAGCGCTGGATCCAGAGGCCCGGATGGAATGGGCCTTTAGCTTGCATGATCTGATCTCGACGGAATGCATGGAAAATGTCCGCGTGATCGCCGGAGAGCCGATCGATCAGCCCGCGCTGATGGGGTTGGCGGTCAGCAAATGCGTGGCGCTGCTTGAGGCCCTGCGCAAGTATCGGCCCAAGACGATGGTAGCCTGTACAGAGGACTATCCGCTGGAGCGGTGGATCACCCAGCTCCCGCCTGAGACGGTTGCCACCCTGCGGCGCTCTCTCGAAGCGATGATGCCCCTGCCTGCGCTGAACGCGGAGCAGGCGGAGACGCTGGAGGCTTTTTTTTCGCAACATTTAAACAGCAGCGAAACGGCCCGTCAGCTCTTCCTGCACCGCAGCACCCTCATCTACCGCCTGGACAAACTGACCGAACAGACGGGGCTGGACCCCCGGCGATTCTCCGAGGCCGTCCTGCTCCAACTGCTGCTACTCTTTCGTCAAAAATGA
- a CDS encoding TetR/AcrR family transcriptional regulator, with the protein MAPSKKDQIVEAAVRAFAQYGYSDTTMDTIAEVAEVAKGTLYYHFATKEELFLYVIEKGVKMLIDSVDSVMQRADLSLDQRMLCVLDEHLRFFSEHRELCLLLLSFFTGDQQRDQTIGQLLSGYFTTMEGYVAELQREGHVRPDIEVRTMISALFGMAGFTMLRKQFRQENGVTDTDRRTLHLLLSGVLIADSPDQ; encoded by the coding sequence ATGGCACCTTCGAAGAAAGACCAGATTGTCGAAGCGGCTGTACGCGCCTTTGCCCAGTACGGCTACAGCGATACCACGATGGACACGATTGCCGAGGTGGCCGAGGTGGCCAAAGGCACCTTGTACTATCATTTTGCGACGAAGGAAGAATTATTTCTGTACGTCATTGAAAAAGGCGTGAAGATGCTGATCGATTCCGTAGACAGCGTGATGCAGCGAGCGGATTTGTCGCTGGATCAGCGCATGCTTTGTGTACTGGATGAGCATCTTCGCTTCTTTTCCGAGCACCGGGAGCTGTGCCTGTTGCTGCTTAGCTTTTTTACGGGCGATCAGCAGCGGGATCAGACGATCGGACAGCTGTTGTCCGGGTATTTCACTACGATGGAAGGCTATGTGGCAGAACTGCAGCGGGAGGGCCATGTCCGGCCGGATATTGAGGTGCGGACGATGATTTCCGCTTTGTTCGGCATGGCCGGCTTCACGATGCTGCGCAAACAGTTTCGCCAGGAAAACGGGGTTACGGACACGGATCGCCGCACGCTCCATTTGCTGCTGTCGGGTGTGCTGATAGCCGATTCGCCTGATCAATAA
- a CDS encoding NAD(P)H-dependent oxidoreductase, protein MKAYIVFAHEGYTSFCHEILERTKQYLEQEGISYAVRDLYQQGFQPVFRGEDMHRVEMGDVSADIAEEQQQITEADLLVMIFPIWWWSPPAIMKGYLDRVFTHGFAFRYEERGPVGLLRGKKALVMTTTRESEHDMKASGLDRVVEKQMGDGTLSLIGYDVVYHNFAAVPYVSEQARDAMLNSVHDLLQKTLQPTTV, encoded by the coding sequence GTGAAAGCGTACATTGTTTTTGCCCACGAAGGATACACGAGCTTTTGCCATGAAATACTGGAGCGAACCAAACAATATTTGGAGCAGGAAGGCATCTCCTATGCTGTGCGCGACCTGTATCAGCAAGGATTCCAGCCTGTTTTTCGCGGAGAGGACATGCATCGGGTCGAGATGGGCGACGTCAGCGCCGACATCGCAGAAGAACAGCAGCAGATCACCGAAGCCGACCTTTTGGTCATGATCTTCCCGATCTGGTGGTGGTCGCCTCCCGCCATTATGAAGGGGTATCTGGATCGGGTCTTTACCCACGGCTTCGCCTTCCGCTATGAGGAGAGAGGGCCGGTAGGTCTCCTCCGGGGCAAGAAGGCATTAGTCATGACCACGACGCGGGAGTCCGAGCATGACATGAAGGCAAGCGGACTGGATCGGGTCGTCGAAAAGCAGATGGGGGACGGCACCCTGAGCTTGATCGGCTATGATGTGGTCTACCACAACTTCGCCGCCGTGCCCTACGTCAGCGAGCAAGCTCGTGATGCGATGCTGAACAGCGTTCACGATCTGCTTCAAAAGACGCTCCAGCCAACCACCGTGTAA
- a CDS encoding methyl-accepting chemotaxis protein, which produces MLNQMIRDVRNILTTIMHTFSSVTATSEELAAISEQSSRAIQLLAESGSELAQGSEKQVNAVIDSVAILEQFSAGLEQIEDNCRSMSNLSVISSENCEKGKIVVREALVQMKQIQDSVQDSATIINQLGQHSREIEGIVTFITDIANKTNMLAHNAAIESAHAGAHGRGFAVIAEEVRNLSEESKASTKQMASLLSLIQSESLEAVASMQENTSKIARGLEKTQQASESFDTIQASVENVTGKVQVVNRAVEEMSKASKQLVQAVELVQMIAEKGLHLSQQNSASAEEQLATMQELEASAQALAHLADEMQTLLAIFKL; this is translated from the coding sequence ATGCTCAATCAAATGATTCGCGACGTTCGAAATATCCTGACCACAATTATGCATACCTTCTCCAGTGTGACAGCTACCTCTGAAGAACTGGCCGCGATCTCGGAGCAAAGCTCCCGGGCCATTCAATTGTTGGCGGAGTCTGGATCCGAGCTCGCGCAAGGTTCCGAAAAACAGGTAAACGCTGTAATCGATTCGGTTGCCATCTTGGAGCAGTTCTCGGCGGGACTGGAGCAAATAGAGGACAACTGTCGAAGCATGTCCAACCTGTCTGTTATCTCCTCTGAAAATTGCGAGAAAGGCAAAATCGTGGTCCGGGAAGCACTCGTACAAATGAAGCAAATCCAGGATTCTGTCCAGGACTCCGCAACCATTATCAATCAACTCGGTCAGCATTCCCGAGAGATTGAGGGTATTGTTACCTTTATTACCGATATCGCCAATAAAACGAATATGCTTGCCCATAACGCAGCGATTGAATCCGCGCATGCTGGTGCACATGGCCGCGGCTTTGCTGTGATTGCAGAGGAGGTCCGCAACCTTTCTGAGGAATCCAAAGCATCCACCAAACAAATGGCCAGCTTGCTCTCCCTCATTCAAAGCGAATCACTGGAAGCCGTTGCATCCATGCAGGAAAATACAAGCAAGATCGCGCGAGGATTGGAAAAAACTCAACAAGCCAGCGAATCATTCGATACGATTCAAGCATCCGTTGAAAATGTTACTGGAAAAGTACAAGTGGTGAATAGAGCCGTAGAGGAAATGTCGAAAGCGAGTAAACAGCTTGTTCAAGCTGTCGAGCTCGTACAAATGATTGCGGAAAAAGGATTGCATCTAAGCCAACAAAATTCTGCCTCTGCCGAAGAGCAATTAGCTACCATGCAAGAACTGGAAGCCTCTGCGCAGGCGCTCGCCCATCTCGCTGATGAGATGCAGACATTGCTCGCTATATTCAAGTTATAG
- a CDS encoding ABC transporter ATP-binding protein: MARVYLEHLYKRYAGDVVAVNDFHLEIEDREFLVLVGPSGCGKSTTLRMIAGLEEISEGNLYIGDRLVNDVAPKDRDIAMVFQSYALYPHMNVYENMAFGLKLRKFSKAEIDKRIQEAARILDIGHLLDRKPKALSGGQRQRVALGRAIVREPQVFLMDEPLSNLDAKLRVQMRTEILKLHQRLNTTVIYVTHDQTEAMTMGDRIVVMKDGIIQQVATPTDIYNHPVNQFVASFIGSPAMNLVKGRIVEKGEQLAFEAPHMHVSFPPDKAAVLRERGYLNKEVTFGIRPEDIYSDHQFMEANPFDSSIEAVIDVVENMGSELYVYFTNVGDTQMVARVDAREGLKPRMTVKLGMDLSKCHVFDSETEMAVF; the protein is encoded by the coding sequence ATGGCTAGAGTCTATTTGGAACATCTTTATAAAAGGTACGCAGGCGATGTGGTCGCCGTGAATGACTTTCATCTGGAGATCGAGGACCGCGAATTCCTCGTGCTGGTCGGTCCCTCCGGCTGCGGGAAGTCGACAACGCTGCGGATGATCGCCGGGCTGGAAGAGATTTCGGAGGGGAATCTCTACATTGGCGACCGCCTGGTGAATGATGTGGCCCCCAAGGATCGGGATATCGCGATGGTTTTCCAGAGCTATGCCCTCTATCCTCACATGAACGTCTATGAAAACATGGCGTTCGGCCTGAAACTGCGCAAGTTTTCCAAAGCGGAGATCGATAAGCGGATCCAAGAGGCAGCGCGCATTCTGGACATCGGCCATCTCTTGGATCGGAAACCGAAAGCGCTTTCCGGCGGGCAGCGGCAGCGTGTCGCCCTCGGGAGAGCGATCGTCCGGGAGCCGCAAGTCTTCCTCATGGATGAACCTCTGTCCAACCTGGATGCCAAGCTGCGCGTCCAGATGCGCACGGAGATCCTCAAGCTTCACCAGCGCTTGAACACCACGGTCATCTATGTCACGCATGACCAGACCGAAGCGATGACGATGGGTGACAGGATCGTCGTGATGAAGGACGGCATCATCCAGCAGGTAGCGACCCCGACCGACATCTACAACCACCCGGTCAACCAGTTTGTCGCCAGCTTTATCGGTTCGCCCGCCATGAATCTGGTTAAAGGGCGGATCGTCGAAAAAGGAGAGCAGCTTGCCTTTGAAGCTCCTCACATGCACGTCAGCTTCCCGCCGGACAAAGCGGCTGTCCTCAGAGAACGCGGCTACCTGAACAAAGAGGTCACTTTCGGGATCCGTCCGGAGGATATCTACAGCGATCATCAGTTTATGGAAGCCAACCCGTTTGACAGCTCGATCGAGGCGGTCATCGACGTCGTGGAAAACATGGGCTCCGAACTGTACGTCTACTTTACCAATGTGGGAGATACGCAAATGGTCGCCCGCGTCGACGCCCGCGAAGGATTGAAACCGCGCATGACTGTCAAGCTGGGCATGGATTTGTCCAAATGCCATGTATTTGACAGTGAAACAGAAATGGCGGTATTCTAG
- a CDS encoding HlyD family secretion protein has product MKKRAWIGVSGFVVSIALLSAYLIGPGAADVAGQRPVQMAGVIEGTETDLSFKMGGSIAEIAVKEGDEVKAGQLVATLNSEELLAKREQAQAAYHLAQVKLEQAKKGVGLTSSSTHAQVNQAKAAVDAAKAQYEANKNGARSEEVLQLKAKLQAAQTAAQIADTQLERMTKLFAEGAVPQVKVDEARMDQEKAAAELKAVEEQLKMAQSGARKEQLDAAKAQWAQAQAAYDQAVAASGQVGLKELDVKSAEAAVQQAKGALDEIEAYLNNTRLTAPMDGIVKAVAVQKGELVAQGFTVLTLQSNENNYVKFYVDEYQIAGLNAGDTAKLSVPSLNRDTEATITSVAPAADFAVKKATQELGDRDIRSFQVKMEIRDPELRPGLSVVWNLEGAGERE; this is encoded by the coding sequence ATGAAGAAACGTGCATGGATAGGAGTATCTGGATTCGTAGTCAGCATTGCTTTGCTCAGCGCCTATCTGATTGGACCGGGGGCTGCCGATGTTGCCGGACAGCGGCCTGTACAGATGGCCGGGGTCATCGAAGGAACGGAAACAGACCTTTCTTTTAAAATGGGCGGCTCCATCGCGGAGATCGCCGTCAAAGAAGGGGACGAGGTAAAGGCGGGGCAACTGGTCGCCACGCTGAACAGCGAAGAACTGCTCGCCAAACGGGAGCAGGCGCAGGCAGCCTATCATCTCGCGCAAGTGAAGCTGGAGCAGGCGAAAAAAGGAGTCGGCCTGACCAGCAGTTCCACCCATGCGCAGGTGAATCAGGCCAAAGCGGCAGTAGATGCGGCCAAAGCCCAGTACGAGGCCAATAAAAACGGGGCGCGCAGCGAAGAAGTGCTGCAATTGAAAGCCAAGCTGCAGGCTGCGCAAACAGCCGCACAAATCGCGGATACTCAACTGGAGCGGATGACCAAGCTATTTGCCGAAGGAGCCGTCCCGCAAGTGAAAGTGGACGAGGCGCGGATGGATCAGGAAAAAGCGGCGGCTGAGCTGAAGGCAGTCGAAGAGCAGTTGAAAATGGCGCAATCGGGGGCGCGCAAAGAGCAGCTGGACGCCGCCAAGGCGCAATGGGCCCAGGCCCAGGCCGCTTACGATCAGGCGGTCGCTGCGAGCGGACAGGTGGGGCTGAAGGAGCTGGATGTGAAGTCCGCGGAAGCCGCTGTCCAACAAGCTAAGGGCGCGCTGGATGAGATCGAGGCTTATCTGAACAACACCCGGCTGACTGCTCCGATGGACGGAATCGTCAAAGCGGTTGCGGTCCAAAAAGGGGAATTGGTCGCACAGGGCTTCACCGTTCTCACCCTGCAAAGCAATGAAAACAATTATGTCAAATTCTATGTGGATGAATACCAGATCGCCGGATTAAACGCAGGGGACACAGCGAAGCTCAGTGTGCCGTCCTTGAACCGGGATACGGAGGCCACGATCACAAGTGTCGCGCCTGCAGCCGATTTTGCAGTGAAAAAAGCGACGCAAGAGCTGGGAGACCGCGATATTCGCTCCTTCCAGGTGAAGATGGAGATCCGCGATCCAGAGCTGCGCCCCGGTCTGAGTGTCGTTTGGAACCTCGAAGGGGCTGGTGAGCGTGAGTAA
- a CDS encoding Cof-type HAD-IIB family hydrolase — MPYKIVFFDIDGTLLNTAHKIPDDAKAAIRELRANGVLVAIATGRAPYHLKPIADELEIDTYVSFNGSYVVAQGKRIHHTPLPAETLARLEAAASANRHPMVFLGPEECYANQADHPEVIDSFHYLRLSPPAHHPRYWENAPIYQAFLYCKEQEEKTYMTDAHPVSYVRWHQNVLDVLPPSGSKARGIEAVLRHYGLTPAEAAAFGDGLNDKEMLSFVGMGIAMGNAHEELKPHARQITRHVDDGGIAYGLRELGIL; from the coding sequence ATGCCATACAAAATTGTGTTTTTTGACATCGACGGCACGCTGCTGAACACGGCTCACAAAATTCCAGATGATGCCAAAGCAGCCATCCGCGAACTGCGGGCAAATGGGGTGCTGGTAGCCATCGCCACGGGACGGGCCCCTTACCATCTGAAGCCGATCGCAGACGAGCTCGAGATCGATACCTACGTCAGCTTTAACGGCTCCTATGTCGTGGCCCAAGGCAAGCGGATCCACCACACGCCGCTTCCAGCCGAGACGCTGGCCCGGCTGGAAGCGGCGGCGAGCGCAAACCGCCATCCGATGGTCTTTCTCGGACCGGAGGAATGTTATGCCAATCAGGCAGATCACCCCGAGGTCATTGACTCGTTTCATTATCTGCGGCTGTCTCCCCCGGCCCACCATCCCCGCTATTGGGAGAATGCGCCGATCTATCAAGCATTCCTCTACTGCAAGGAGCAGGAGGAAAAGACGTATATGACCGATGCCCACCCGGTCTCCTATGTCCGCTGGCATCAAAATGTACTGGATGTGCTCCCCCCGAGCGGCTCCAAAGCCCGCGGCATCGAAGCGGTGCTTCGCCATTACGGGCTGACCCCGGCGGAAGCGGCCGCATTCGGCGACGGCCTCAACGACAAAGAGATGCTATCCTTTGTCGGGATGGGAATCGCGATGGGAAACGCCCACGAGGAGCTGAAGCCGCACGCCCGTCAGATCACGAGACATGTGGATGACGGCGGCATTGCCTACGGCTTGCGTGAGCTGGGCATCCTCTGA
- a CDS encoding DUF3907 family protein: MSVTHLKQLCEETYTKLKRVSMDLERFLNQVTLTGLIEKSGDPEEYETYYRSYLSDLRHLLVYCENASERLGVALRRTKFDEEYAEEVLYQVYHTCITNFYYPKGEVYDEDGRQAYTNGDAIVFRKEVTPELKQLTLSLSKVFEQLREALYYYENDYIAKRRMQKI; the protein is encoded by the coding sequence ATGTCAGTGACTCATCTGAAGCAATTGTGCGAAGAGACGTACACAAAGTTGAAAAGAGTGAGCATGGATCTGGAGCGCTTTTTAAATCAAGTTACCTTGACGGGGCTGATTGAAAAGTCCGGTGATCCGGAGGAGTATGAGACTTACTATCGCAGCTACCTTTCCGACTTGCGCCATTTGCTGGTTTACTGTGAGAACGCAAGCGAGAGACTGGGTGTTGCTCTCCGCCGCACGAAGTTCGATGAAGAGTATGCCGAAGAAGTCCTGTATCAGGTCTATCATACCTGTATCACCAATTTCTACTACCCCAAAGGCGAAGTGTACGACGAAGATGGACGCCAGGCCTATACCAATGGCGATGCCATTGTCTTTCGGAAAGAGGTTACCCCTGAGCTGAAACAGCTGACGCTCTCTCTGTCCAAAGTATTCGAGCAGCTTCGCGAAGCGCTCTACTACTACGAAAACGATTACATTGCCAAAAGACGAATGCAGAAAATATAG